In the Chitinophagales bacterium genome, one interval contains:
- the nuoL gene encoding NADH-quinone oxidoreductase subunit L codes for MIVAKILLLSPIVGFLLNLILGKKLGKNSGIVGTLAVFVSFVCSILMFQKVMNTGAYEVPFFSWMHISTLHIGFSLWVDELSTWMMLIITGIGSLIHLYSIGYMSHDKGIGRFFAYLNLFIFSMLMLVLGGNFIMLFIGWEGVGLCSYLLIGFWYKNIEYGHAARKAFIMNRIGDLGLLLGIFLCIQTFGTINFNEINSIAAEDLVLKASGQLGLYQPYIYTAITLCLFIGAMGKSAQLPLYTWLPDAMAGPTPVSALIHAATMVTAGIYLVVRNAALFELAPFTLNFILIIGMATSILGALIGLFQNDIKKVLAYSTVSQLGLMFVALGVGAYTSAMFHLTTHAFFKALLFLGAGSVIHAMSGEQNILSMGGLKNKIKLTHWTFAIGTLAIIGFIGTSGFFSKDEILEKLYHHSPIVWGFALASAAITIIYMVRVYTLTFMGKFRGSSEQESHLHESPLTMTLPLIVLAILSVLGGLLNLPHLLGAGISQKMAHWLSHINSLKAIPPHTSHLSHIAEIMLMAIATALVFILGSFAYLKFKKQTSEELVKPRIGFSLWGEHKFYIDELYHNIIVKPIEYLSDFCFYIVEHFLIQPIVFGSSRLFYGAGQLLRIVQSGNIEFYLIYIAVAVIIILTSILFIF; via the coding sequence GTGATTGTTGCTAAAATATTATTGTTATCGCCTATTGTAGGTTTCCTATTGAATCTAATTCTAGGCAAAAAATTAGGTAAAAATTCTGGAATAGTAGGAACTTTGGCAGTTTTTGTTTCCTTTGTATGCTCTATACTGATGTTTCAAAAAGTTATGAATACAGGGGCATACGAGGTTCCATTTTTTTCTTGGATGCATATTTCTACTTTGCATATCGGATTTTCTCTCTGGGTAGACGAATTGAGTACTTGGATGATGCTTATAATTACAGGAATTGGTTCCTTAATCCATTTGTATTCCATAGGTTATATGTCGCATGACAAGGGAATAGGTCGCTTTTTTGCTTACTTAAACCTCTTTATATTCTCTATGCTCATGCTGGTATTGGGTGGGAATTTCATTATGCTCTTTATAGGCTGGGAAGGAGTTGGTTTATGCTCCTATCTGCTTATAGGATTTTGGTATAAAAATATAGAGTATGGTCATGCAGCGCGTAAAGCCTTTATCATGAATAGAATTGGAGACTTAGGGCTACTTTTAGGTATATTCCTGTGTATACAAACATTTGGCACTATTAATTTCAATGAGATCAATTCTATAGCAGCCGAAGATTTAGTCTTAAAAGCATCTGGGCAATTGGGACTCTATCAACCATATATCTATACTGCTATTACACTTTGTCTTTTTATAGGTGCTATGGGTAAAAGTGCTCAGCTACCATTATATACTTGGCTTCCTGATGCCATGGCAGGACCGACTCCTGTTTCTGCACTCATACATGCTGCCACCATGGTGACAGCGGGTATTTATTTAGTCGTTCGCAATGCAGCTCTTTTTGAACTCGCTCCATTTACCCTTAACTTTATTCTTATCATAGGTATGGCCACTTCTATTTTAGGAGCATTGATTGGTCTATTTCAGAATGATATTAAAAAAGTATTGGCCTACTCCACAGTTTCTCAGCTAGGTTTAATGTTCGTCGCACTAGGTGTGGGTGCATATACCTCAGCCATGTTTCATTTGACTACGCATGCTTTCTTTAAAGCGTTATTATTTTTAGGTGCGGGATCGGTCATTCACGCTATGAGTGGTGAGCAAAATATTTTAAGTATGGGAGGTTTAAAAAATAAGATAAAACTTACTCATTGGACATTCGCTATAGGCACCCTAGCGATTATTGGATTTATCGGTACTTCTGGATTCTTCTCCAAAGATGAAATTTTAGAGAAATTATATCATCATTCACCTATAGTTTGGGGATTTGCCTTAGCTAGTGCAGCTATAACTATTATTTATATGGTTCGGGTCTATACACTAACGTTTATGGGTAAATTTAGAGGTAGCTCTGAACAGGAATCACATTTACATGAGAGTCCTCTTACCATGACCTTACCATTAATCGTTTTGGCAATACTCTCCGTTCTCGGAGGTTTATTGAATCTTCCTCATTTACTCGGTGCAGGCATCAGTCAAAAAATGGCTCATTGGTTATCACATATTAACTCATTGAAGGCAATTCCTCCCCATACAAGTCACTTGAGTCATATTGCAGAAATTATGCTTATGGCCATTGCTACTGCATTGGTCTTCATTCTAGGTAGTTTTGCTTATTTAAAATTCAAGAAACAAACAAGTGAAGAATTAGTAAAACCGCGTATTGGATTTTCACTATGGGGTGAGCATAAATTCTATATTGATGAGCTCTACCATAATATCATAGTGAAACCTATCGAATATCTATCTGATTTCTGTTTCTATATTGTTGAGCATTTCTTAATTCAACCGATAGTTTTTGGAAGTTCTAGATTATTCTATGGCGCAGGTCAGCTTCTGCGTATCGTTCAGAGCGGAAACATAGAATTTTATCTCATATATATAGCCGTTGCGGTTATAATCATATTAACTTCCATACTATTTATATTTTAA
- the nuoK gene encoding NADH-quinone oxidoreductase subunit NuoK, producing the protein MNLIGFENYLWLGSALFCIGLLGVLVRRNVIILLMCIELMLNASNLLLVVFSKMFGNMNGQIFVFFSMLVAAAEVSVGLALIVLIYRKFKTIDSSFLDNLKG; encoded by the coding sequence ATGAATTTGATTGGATTTGAAAATTATTTATGGTTAGGATCAGCGCTTTTTTGCATAGGACTCCTAGGCGTATTGGTTCGTAGAAATGTTATCATACTTTTAATGTGTATAGAGCTGATGCTCAATGCATCGAATCTACTTTTGGTAGTATTTTCTAAAATGTTTGGAAACATGAATGGGCAGATATTTGTATTTTTCTCAATGCTAGTAGCTGCTGCAGAAGTTTCTGTCGGATTGGCATTGATTGTTTTGATATACAGAAAATTCAAAACTATTGATAGTAGTTTCTTAGACAATTTAAAAGGATAA
- a CDS encoding NADH-quinone oxidoreductase subunit J has translation MDLNNFAFIALSAITLICALMVVIARNPIYSVIFLILTMFSLTGHYVLLHAQFIAVINIIVYAGAIMVLFLFVLMLMNMNANNEPNKSLLWKSLATIVAAGGFISMAVLYFRNMGDTPIKPTTNSVPGNMLPPDFGYVKPLGKMLFTDYVFPFEIASILFIAAMVGAVFLGSREKS, from the coding sequence ATGGATTTAAACAATTTCGCATTTATAGCCCTATCTGCCATTACACTTATTTGTGCCTTGATGGTGGTCATAGCTAGGAACCCAATTTATAGTGTCATCTTTTTAATTTTGACTATGTTTAGCTTAACGGGGCATTATGTTTTATTGCATGCTCAGTTTATAGCTGTCATTAATATTATAGTCTATGCTGGTGCTATTATGGTACTATTCCTATTCGTGCTCATGCTTATGAATATGAATGCAAATAACGAGCCGAATAAATCCTTGTTATGGAAGTCCCTAGCTACTATAGTGGCTGCTGGAGGTTTTATAAGTATGGCTGTCCTTTATTTTAGAAATATGGGAGATACTCCAATAAAACCTACTACGAATAGTGTACCAGGAAACATGCTTCCCCCCGACTTTGGTTATGTAAAACCATTGGGTAAGATGCTTTTTACTGATTATGTATTCCCATTTGAGATAGCCTCTATTCTATTTATAGCCGCAATGGTGGGTGCTGTGTTTTTAGGAAGTAGAGAGAAAAGTTGA
- a CDS encoding NADH-quinone oxidoreductase subunit I — translation MSFMESLYLPAIFKGMATTISHLLRKPATVRYPEEKREFSTIYRGQHVLKRDEKGAERCTACGLCALACPAEAITMEAAERKPNEKHLYREEKYAATYEINMLRCIYCGLCEEACPKEAIFLTDRIVDAEFMRKDFIYGKDILVEPIDKPVDISKRQTPEVLEFKKDPKHKHNQVFEGIQS, via the coding sequence ATGAGTTTCATGGAGAGCCTCTATCTCCCTGCTATCTTTAAAGGTATGGCCACCACTATTAGTCACCTATTACGAAAACCTGCTACTGTTCGATATCCAGAAGAAAAAAGAGAATTCTCCACCATATACAGAGGACAACATGTATTAAAAAGAGACGAGAAGGGTGCAGAGCGATGCACCGCATGTGGTTTATGCGCTTTAGCTTGTCCTGCGGAAGCTATCACTATGGAGGCTGCTGAGAGAAAACCAAATGAAAAACATCTCTATAGAGAAGAAAAATATGCCGCAACTTATGAGATCAATATGCTTCGATGTATCTATTGTGGTTTATGCGAAGAAGCCTGCCCGAAAGAGGCTATTTTCTTAACTGATCGAATAGTCGATGCTGAGTTTATGCGCAAAGATTTTATTTACGGAAAAGATATATTAGTAGAACCCATAGATAAGCCTGTAGATATAAGTAAGCGACAAACACCAGAAGTCCTTGAGTTTAAAAAAGATCCCAAACATAAGCACAACCAAGTTTTCGAAGGAATACAATCTTAA
- a CDS encoding T9SS type A sorting domain-containing protein: MKVFFSLILTFLFSFSMLGQKTFASRVGNYQWVYSKTIWAEIAGRYSYSFDTMPFQFNGKEYFSFGEPNIKVADSGTKVYGLKGTNEYLLMDYSLNIGDTLRTIIGSNTFQLQFRKKSKIKIEGDSLWSIELKSVAYPTNVPPLVWIESIGCPNGYHPLNWPSIMGMSDIGYQLNCVLHADTSILKQIGKNCALENALINPNKKWYTWASNDNGDLKFSVPYYFTSRDTLINGKKYQTMNQPMRFVRYDTIAGKYYILSNKLGEEIMVYNAKAKVGDTMFSTSISADTVTKISYGWLQNEYRKIYTTTKDVFLSGIGSQNRVMWDQHLVTFPEYQAGNICYGEFASIKYHFPYYFQNKEQCDITSSIYNASKKTLSFFPNPVQSTLNLSSADKQGFKIRNSLGTIVLEGVCEGKIYVETLPQGIYFLELLDKSGSEFYKFQK; the protein is encoded by the coding sequence TTGAAAGTATTTTTTAGCCTTATTCTTACGTTTTTATTTAGCTTCAGTATGCTGGGTCAAAAGACTTTTGCTAGTAGGGTAGGTAATTATCAGTGGGTTTATTCTAAAACAATATGGGCAGAGATTGCTGGCAGATATAGTTATTCTTTTGATACCATGCCTTTTCAATTTAATGGTAAAGAATATTTTTCATTTGGTGAGCCCAATATTAAGGTTGCAGATTCAGGAACAAAAGTATATGGGTTAAAAGGGACAAATGAATACTTACTTATGGACTATTCATTAAACATTGGAGATACATTAAGAACAATTATTGGCTCTAATACATTTCAATTGCAGTTTAGAAAAAAATCAAAAATAAAAATAGAAGGAGATAGTTTGTGGTCAATTGAACTCAAGTCAGTCGCCTACCCAACAAATGTACCACCATTAGTTTGGATTGAAAGCATTGGTTGTCCTAATGGATATCATCCTTTGAATTGGCCTTCTATTATGGGAATGTCAGATATTGGTTATCAGCTTAATTGTGTATTGCATGCTGATACGAGTATTTTAAAACAAATTGGTAAAAACTGCGCCTTAGAAAATGCCTTAATAAATCCCAACAAGAAATGGTACACTTGGGCTTCCAATGACAATGGAGATTTAAAGTTTTCTGTACCTTATTATTTTACAAGTCGTGATACATTAATAAACGGTAAAAAGTATCAAACTATGAATCAACCCATGCGTTTCGTAAGATATGATACTATTGCCGGAAAGTATTATATTCTTTCTAATAAATTAGGAGAGGAAATAATGGTTTACAATGCAAAAGCGAAAGTGGGTGATACTATGTTCTCTACGTCCATTTCAGCTGATACGGTTACTAAAATTAGTTATGGATGGCTCCAAAACGAATATCGAAAAATCTATACTACAACTAAAGATGTTTTTTTATCAGGGATAGGTAGTCAAAATCGTGTGATGTGGGACCAACATCTGGTAACTTTCCCAGAGTATCAGGCAGGAAATATTTGTTATGGTGAATTTGCTTCTATAAAGTATCACTTTCCTTACTATTTTCAAAATAAAGAGCAATGTGATATCACTTCTAGCATATATAATGCCTCTAAAAAAACACTTAGTTTTTTCCCTAACCCAGTGCAATCCACTTTAAATTTAAGTTCCGCTGACAAACAAGGCTTTAAGATAAGAAACTCACTTGGGACAATCGTATTAGAAGGTGTATGTGAGGGAAAAATATATGTAGAGACTCTCCCACAAGGGATTTATTTTTTGGAATTATTGGATAAAAGTGGAAGCGAGTTTTATAAGTTTCAAAAATAG